Proteins co-encoded in one Brassica oleracea var. oleracea cultivar TO1000 chromosome C4, BOL, whole genome shotgun sequence genomic window:
- the LOC106339477 gene encoding serine/threonine-protein kinase ppk15 isoform X1: MAVDVESVLQFLRRNGLTEAESALRDDINEKNQLASFDFEKFLFPIPPPIRTTVEDSGDNGSKSSSSDDEFVSLDSSTSGFCSSSGFVNPYGDGSSSSSESQSQFGTARTYPEWSEFYSQTNNKEETEDEEEEEEEFMSPAFRESDFFICLATTQDKFITDNQFENKLGVYDTSEGSQTETSLDYLDKSFLIKNLEDDYIGLDDKTAQLEEEEDAKDNDDLKAGDQVDVIDEEVNVVHDLEEEEYEVFDLRIIHWKNRTGFEENKDLPIVLNSVIGGRYYITEYIGSAAFSKVVQAQDLHNGVDVCLKIIKNDKDFFDQSLDEIKLLKHVNKHDPADEHHILRLYDYFYHQEHLFIVCELLRANLYEFQKFNQESGGEPYFNLSRLQVITKQCMDALVFLHGLGIIHCDLKPENILIKSYKKCEVKIIDLGSSCFHSDNLSLYVQSRSYRAPEVILGLPYDEKIDLWSLGCILAELCSGEVLFPNEAVAMILARIVAVLGPIETEMLEKGQETDKYFTKEFDIYHLNEESNEVEYIITEESCLEDQLHVSDELFLDFVRSLLEINPLRRPTALEALNHPWLSSSSYN; the protein is encoded by the exons ATGGCGGTGGATGTTGAATCTGTGCTTCAGTTTCTCCGACGTAACGGCTTAACGGAGGCTGAGTCTGCTCTGAGAGACGATATCAACGAGAAGAACCAGCTCGCTTCTTTCGACTTCGAGAAGTTTCTCTTTCCGATTCCCCCGCCGATCAGAACCACCGTAGAAGATTCCGGCGATAACGGGTCGAAGTCTTCTTCTTCCGACGACGAGTTTGTCAGCTTGGACTCTTCCACTTCCGGCTTCTGCTCTTCTTCCG GTTTTGTGAATCCGTATGGAGATGGTTCATCATCATCATCTGAATCACAGTCTCAGTTTGGTACGGCTCGTACTTACCCTGAGTGGAGTGAGTTTTACTCCCAGACCAACAACAAGGAAGAGACAGAAGATGAAGAAGAAGAAGAAGAAGAGTTCATGTCTCCTGCGTTTAGAGAATCTGATTTCTTCATCTGCCTTGCAACTACACAGGATAAGTTCATCACTGATAACCAATTCGAGAACAAGCTTGGCGTCTACGATACATCAGAAGGATCTCAGACTGAAACAAGTCTTGATTACTTAGATAAGTCTTTTCTTATTAAGAATCTTGAGGATGACTACATTGGTTTGGATGATAAAACCGCTCAACTCGAAGAAGAAGAAGATGCAAAAGACAATGATGATTTGAAGGCCGGTGATCAAGTGGATGTAATAGATGAAGAGGTTAATGTTGTTCATGATCTTGAAGAAGAGGAGTATGAAGTGTTTGATCTTAGAATCATTCACTGGAAAAATAG GACGGGGTTCGAAGAGAACAAGGATCTACCGATTGTGCTGAACTCAGTGATTGGAGGAAGGTACTACATTACTGAATACATTGGCTCAGCTGCATTTAGCAAGGTGGTTCAGGCTCAAGATCTACACAACGGTGTCGATGTCTGCCTCAAGATTATCAAGAACGACAAAGATTTCTTTGATCAGAGTTTAGACGAGATCAAACTCCTAAAACATGTCAATAAGCATGACCCTGCTGATGAACATCACATCTTGCGCCTGTATGATTACTTCTACCACCAA GAACATCTGTTTATCGTCTGTGAACTTCTCAGAGCAAACTTATATGAGTTCCAGAAATTCAACCAAGAATCCGGAGGAGAACCATACTTTAATTTAAGCAGACTTCAGGTTATAACGAAACAGTGTATGGATGCTCTTGTGTTCCTTCATGGACTAGGAATCATACATTGTGATCTCAAGCCAGAGAATATACTTATAAAGAGTTACAAGAAATGCGAAGTGAAAATCATTGATCTTGGAAGCAGTTGTTTCCACTCTGACAACTTGTCCTTGTATGTACAATCACGTTCCTATAGAGCTCCTGAAGTGATTCTTGGACTTCCATATGATGAGAAGATTGATTTATGGTCTCTTGGGTGTATTTTAGCAGAGCTTTGCTCTGGTGAG GTTCTGTTTCCAAATGAAGCAGTAGCGATGATATTGGCTCGGATTGTTGCGGTTTTAGGTCCTATAGAAACGGAGATGCTAGAGAAAGGTCAAGAGACGGATAAGTACTTCACCAAAGAGTTTGATATTTACCACTTAAACGAG GAGAGCAATGAGGTTGAATACATAATCACAGAAGAGTCTTGCTTGGAAGATCAGTTACATGTTAGTGATGAACTGTTCTTGGATTTTGTAAGAAGTCTACTTGAGATCAATCCATTGAGACGTCCAACAGCTCTTGAGGCACTTAACCACCCTTGGCTCTCTTCTTCTTCTTACAATTGA
- the LOC106339477 gene encoding probable serine/threonine-protein kinase dyrk2 isoform X2 yields MAVDVESVLQFLRRNGLTEAESALRDDINEKNQLASFDFEKFLFPIPPPIRTTVEDSGDNGSKSSSSDDEFVSLDSSTSGFCSSSGFVNPYGDGSSSSSESQSQFGTARTYPEWSEFYSQTNNKEETEDEEEEEEEFMSPAFRESDFFICLATTQDKFITDNQFENKLGVYDTSEGSQTETSLDYLDKSFLIKNLEDDYIGLDDKTAQLEEEEDAKDNDDLKAGDQVDVIDEEVNVVHDLEEEEYEVFDLRIIHWKNRTGFEENKDLPIVLNSVIGGRYYITEYIGSAAFSKVVQAQDLHNGVDVCLKIIKNDKDFFDQSLDEIKLLKHVNKHDPADEHHILRLYDYFYHQEHLFIVCELLRANLYEFQKFNQESGGEPYFNLSRLQVITKQCMDALVFLHGLGIIHCDLKPENILIKSYKKCEVKIIDLGSSCFHSDNLSLYVQSRSYRAPEVILGLPYDEKIDLWSLGCILAELCSGSVSK; encoded by the exons ATGGCGGTGGATGTTGAATCTGTGCTTCAGTTTCTCCGACGTAACGGCTTAACGGAGGCTGAGTCTGCTCTGAGAGACGATATCAACGAGAAGAACCAGCTCGCTTCTTTCGACTTCGAGAAGTTTCTCTTTCCGATTCCCCCGCCGATCAGAACCACCGTAGAAGATTCCGGCGATAACGGGTCGAAGTCTTCTTCTTCCGACGACGAGTTTGTCAGCTTGGACTCTTCCACTTCCGGCTTCTGCTCTTCTTCCG GTTTTGTGAATCCGTATGGAGATGGTTCATCATCATCATCTGAATCACAGTCTCAGTTTGGTACGGCTCGTACTTACCCTGAGTGGAGTGAGTTTTACTCCCAGACCAACAACAAGGAAGAGACAGAAGATGAAGAAGAAGAAGAAGAAGAGTTCATGTCTCCTGCGTTTAGAGAATCTGATTTCTTCATCTGCCTTGCAACTACACAGGATAAGTTCATCACTGATAACCAATTCGAGAACAAGCTTGGCGTCTACGATACATCAGAAGGATCTCAGACTGAAACAAGTCTTGATTACTTAGATAAGTCTTTTCTTATTAAGAATCTTGAGGATGACTACATTGGTTTGGATGATAAAACCGCTCAACTCGAAGAAGAAGAAGATGCAAAAGACAATGATGATTTGAAGGCCGGTGATCAAGTGGATGTAATAGATGAAGAGGTTAATGTTGTTCATGATCTTGAAGAAGAGGAGTATGAAGTGTTTGATCTTAGAATCATTCACTGGAAAAATAG GACGGGGTTCGAAGAGAACAAGGATCTACCGATTGTGCTGAACTCAGTGATTGGAGGAAGGTACTACATTACTGAATACATTGGCTCAGCTGCATTTAGCAAGGTGGTTCAGGCTCAAGATCTACACAACGGTGTCGATGTCTGCCTCAAGATTATCAAGAACGACAAAGATTTCTTTGATCAGAGTTTAGACGAGATCAAACTCCTAAAACATGTCAATAAGCATGACCCTGCTGATGAACATCACATCTTGCGCCTGTATGATTACTTCTACCACCAA GAACATCTGTTTATCGTCTGTGAACTTCTCAGAGCAAACTTATATGAGTTCCAGAAATTCAACCAAGAATCCGGAGGAGAACCATACTTTAATTTAAGCAGACTTCAGGTTATAACGAAACAGTGTATGGATGCTCTTGTGTTCCTTCATGGACTAGGAATCATACATTGTGATCTCAAGCCAGAGAATATACTTATAAAGAGTTACAAGAAATGCGAAGTGAAAATCATTGATCTTGGAAGCAGTTGTTTCCACTCTGACAACTTGTCCTTGTATGTACAATCACGTTCCTATAGAGCTCCTGAAGTGATTCTTGGACTTCCATATGATGAGAAGATTGATTTATGGTCTCTTGGGTGTATTTTAGCAGAGCTTTGCTCTG GTTCTGTTTCCAAATGA